Below is a window of bacterium DNA.
ATTTATTCCATCTTCGCAATATATGCCGCCTTTTGAATCGGAAAGCGCAATTATTTTACATCCCGCCTCGTTCAGGTATCGGGCTATGCTCCGTCCAACCCTTCCGAAGCCCTGAATCGCAGCGGTCGAATTGAAGAGATAAATCTGACGGTTACGGGCAACCTCTTTCAAAACATGCATGAGACCGCGTGCAACCGCATCCCGTCTGCCCTCGGTTCCCCCGACCGAAATCGGCTTCCCGGTCACTACGTTCGGCACCGAATACCCTGCAAAAATGCTGTAACCATCCATGATCTGCGCCATGGTCGTGGAATCGGTTCCAACTTCCGGTGCAGGGATATCTCTATCGGGACCGATGATCGGTGAAATTTCCCATGTGTACCGGCGGGTCAGGTTTTCCAGCTCCACGGATGACATGGTCTTTGGATCGCAGCATACCGCCCCTTTTGCGCCGCCAAAAGGGATATTGACCACAGCGGCTTTCCAGCTCATCAGCGCCGCATGAGCGATGGTTCTCTCAAGATTCGTTTGAGGATGATACCGTATTCCTCCTTTTGACGGTCCGCGGAAAAGATTGTGCTGAACCCGCCATGCATCGAAAATTTCAATCGTGCCGTTGTCCATCATGACCGGAAGATGAAGCACGAGCGTTTTCTGGGGTTTTCTGAGACGTTTGACATAGATATCATCGAGCGAAAGTAATCCCGAGATTTCTTCCATTTCGGTCATGACTTCTTTATGCAGTATATCACCATCAGGGTAATAATTCGGTTCTGCCATAGTAAGCTCCGTGTATTATTCCATCGTCCGTTCCGGATATTATGATATATTATCAAAAAGTTCGATATCCGCTTGTTACCGTTTTTCCGGCTGGTTTCTTCAGAATCATTCCCCGGGAAAAATAGGGATAAATACCGTGCGTAAGATACTGATTTATTCAATAATATGCAATATAATACTCATACTTGGCCATCCCCCATTTTTTAGGAACACTTTTTTTATATGGTACTTCCTTTGCATGCCCAAAGGAAGTAACCAGGGAAAGGGCGCACCGTGAAAAGCCTTTTTTCCCCGTTCACTGGCCGTTTTTCGGGAATGTGTGAACTCAAGCGCTTTCAGCTCGTTTATGAATAATTATTTTTACAACCCTTGAGAATATTCCTTCGTCCAAATCTACAGTACACCATATGAGGAGGAATTTGTGGCAGAGCATGCAATCGATTCAACCCAGTTCGATATCGTGCGGAAATGCATGGAAGGTGACCAGCATTCTTTCCGGAGGCTGTTCGATATGTATAAGGACAGGGTATATACCACTTCATGCAGGCTGCTCGGTAATGCCGAGGACGCGGAGGACGCCACACAGGAAATTTTCATCAGGATATACCATAACATAAAGAAATTCAGAGGCGATTCTTCCGTATTCACCTGGATATACCGCATAACCGTAAACACCTGTATCGAGCATATGCGTAAAAGAAAAAAAGAACGCGGTAATGAAAGCCTTGACGAAATGGAAGAATATTCATCGGTTCCATCGTCTCATGTTTCATCTGAAATAGTAAAACTAATCGTCGAACGTGAAATCGAAGAACTTCCCGACAACTGCAGGGCGGTGTTTGTCCTGCATATCATCGAGGGTTTCAAACATAATGAAATTGCGGAGATGCTCGGTATCTCCGACGGAACATCGAAATCACAACTCTCTTATGCAAAATCACGTCTTCGTGAAAAACTCCTTCCATACATGGAGGTGATATATAATGAACTGTGAAGATTTCAGACGAATATACGAAGATTCGGGGTTGACTCCCGAGCTTGAGGAGCACATGAAGGTATGCGAGGGATGCCGGAAGGAAGCGGAGTTCGATTCGGCCATCCGGAGAGTAGCAGAGTCCCTTCCCGTTTACACAGCGCCCGAAACACT
It encodes the following:
- a CDS encoding glutamate dehydrogenase, whose protein sequence is MAEPNYYPDGDILHKEVMTEMEEISGLLSLDDIYVKRLRKPQKTLVLHLPVMMDNGTIEIFDAWRVQHNLFRGPSKGGIRYHPQTNLERTIAHAALMSWKAAVVNIPFGGAKGAVCCDPKTMSSVELENLTRRYTWEISPIIGPDRDIPAPEVGTDSTTMAQIMDGYSIFAGYSVPNVVTGKPISVGGTEGRRDAVARGLMHVLKEVARNRQIYLFNSTAAIQGFGRVGRSIARYLNEAGCKIIALSDSKGGIYCEDGIN
- a CDS encoding RNA polymerase sigma factor → MAEHAIDSTQFDIVRKCMEGDQHSFRRLFDMYKDRVYTTSCRLLGNAEDAEDATQEIFIRIYHNIKKFRGDSSVFTWIYRITVNTCIEHMRKRKKERGNESLDEMEEYSSVPSSHVSSEIVKLIVEREIEELPDNCRAVFVLHIIEGFKHNEIAEMLGISDGTSKSQLSYAKSRLREKLLPYMEVIYNEL